One Glutamicibacter halophytocola DNA segment encodes these proteins:
- a CDS encoding ATP-binding protein, producing the protein MSIEMTLPLGGAINPGQHRLSRVQIVNWGTFHGLHDLSVDRAGTLVTGHPGVGKSTLFDAMGHVFFATPRLNESANDAATREDRRTTFSYMRGRQFKTSEGTVYQRPGATWSAIILSYEDGMGNTVTAGAVFDLPDAGLEGQVSKHYLLCEGKVDIAELENHGPRRFTVSSLSKALAPTEAFDTHKAFIERLRRRLGVESDKAFALLRTLQNGKGLAKGVNQFFRHEVLEEPATLKAAAAAVEDFAHLRGIYRQLDTARAQRDALAEVPQQDLAYRQLAKKIAETRHLLDSDVQALEAQVRQLVMRNDLSSHQSELAALQIEEGELRARKEQLDDQLQSLEAAHDSAGSASLMLLEREADVARKALSEKENALRALQQQATDAGLSFEFSATGLDELRANAARTLQQLSSITHDAQTVEYEAMASLVNLRKRAETLAEQIRSYQRRASNIDDRSIAARRAIASACSLSEDQLPFAGELMDVSADSSTWRLAAEKALHSLARTLLVPGDLLGQVTHAIDQLDGLGRVRWIDISQQPKEGTAGPADLVTKLDFAPGDAGNWLKSKITADYPLACVDNDAAMHVHPKAITPAGTMKTGAGTFERDTRGLPASEYLLGFTNESKISELQSKAVRLEEKIAQAQASADERSAAKNKVVAKSLLLKAIIADERSFSQLDSSPALEALRRGEQKLGDALSLSGDSSRVRQQIEAAKAEAEKLVGDLALVRSRIRDLQLQVERAQQVLATAQEPAGDWEQSIPAPLRQHQLLGPVLDQAISGKCPPSEQISEAFAEVKLQLGSQMNSLNSQHQEIGSALSETFRRFARDFGTSHAQTHGTSAEAAEHYTQLHDQIVADGLPHHEAQFREYFANRSYERFSDLLQLLDEERRMISERIKPLNQILAEVTFEHGSILRLEVENSIPVEAGNFRKELKDALQEAYTTKDETTLATSYQALESLVTALSDPSLNAWRSTVLDVRQHVVISCNEHKTNGEIETGLEPGTLSGGEGQRFTSFIMGAALAYQLGFASAGFTSFGTVMIDEAFIQANSEYAAAGIRALQEFGFHLVLAAPEDKIDLSRHLGSITDIIKHPGSNISGFVTTGRSPAMATTITLRS; encoded by the coding sequence ATGAGCATTGAAATGACTCTTCCGCTGGGCGGCGCGATCAACCCCGGCCAGCATCGCCTCAGCCGGGTGCAGATCGTTAACTGGGGTACCTTCCACGGGCTGCACGACCTGTCCGTGGACCGGGCCGGGACACTGGTCACCGGGCACCCCGGTGTTGGCAAATCCACCCTGTTCGACGCCATGGGCCACGTATTTTTCGCGACTCCCCGCCTCAATGAATCAGCTAACGACGCGGCCACCCGCGAAGACCGGCGCACCACCTTCTCCTATATGCGCGGACGCCAATTCAAGACCAGCGAAGGCACCGTTTACCAGCGTCCGGGCGCCACCTGGAGCGCCATCATCCTCAGCTACGAGGACGGCATGGGCAATACGGTGACTGCCGGGGCCGTTTTTGATCTGCCCGATGCTGGGCTGGAAGGCCAAGTTTCCAAGCACTACCTGTTGTGCGAAGGCAAGGTGGATATTGCTGAGCTGGAGAACCACGGGCCGCGCCGCTTCACCGTTTCCTCGCTATCCAAGGCGCTAGCACCCACCGAAGCCTTCGATACCCACAAGGCGTTTATTGAGCGTCTTCGCCGCCGCCTCGGGGTGGAAAGCGATAAGGCCTTTGCCTTGTTGCGCACCCTGCAGAACGGCAAGGGCCTGGCCAAAGGCGTCAACCAGTTCTTCCGCCATGAAGTTCTCGAAGAACCGGCAACACTCAAAGCCGCCGCGGCGGCAGTTGAGGACTTCGCGCACCTTCGCGGCATCTATCGCCAATTGGACACCGCCCGTGCCCAGCGTGACGCGCTGGCCGAGGTTCCCCAGCAGGATCTGGCCTACCGCCAGTTGGCCAAGAAAATCGCCGAAACCCGCCACCTGCTGGACAGCGACGTGCAGGCCCTGGAAGCCCAGGTCCGCCAGCTGGTGATGCGCAATGATCTCTCCTCCCACCAGAGCGAACTAGCTGCCCTGCAGATCGAAGAAGGGGAACTTCGAGCGCGCAAGGAGCAGCTCGATGACCAGTTGCAGTCCTTGGAAGCGGCGCACGATTCGGCCGGTTCCGCCTCGCTCATGCTTCTGGAGCGCGAGGCCGACGTTGCTCGAAAGGCGCTGAGCGAAAAGGAAAATGCCCTTCGCGCCCTGCAGCAACAGGCGACAGATGCTGGTTTGAGCTTTGAGTTCTCCGCCACCGGCTTGGATGAGTTGCGTGCCAATGCGGCCCGCACTTTGCAGCAGCTGTCTTCGATCACCCACGACGCGCAAACCGTGGAATATGAAGCCATGGCATCGCTGGTCAATTTGCGCAAGCGCGCCGAGACGCTGGCCGAGCAGATCCGCTCCTATCAACGCCGCGCCAGCAATATTGATGACCGGTCCATCGCAGCACGCCGGGCAATCGCTTCGGCGTGCTCGCTGAGCGAAGACCAGCTGCCTTTTGCCGGCGAGCTGATGGATGTTTCCGCTGATTCCTCGACCTGGCGCCTGGCCGCGGAGAAGGCCCTGCATTCCTTGGCCCGCACCCTGCTGGTGCCGGGCGACCTGCTGGGGCAGGTGACCCATGCTATCGACCAGCTTGATGGCCTGGGACGTGTTCGATGGATCGATATTTCCCAGCAACCCAAGGAGGGTACGGCGGGCCCGGCAGATCTGGTCACCAAACTCGACTTTGCCCCAGGCGATGCGGGCAATTGGCTAAAGTCGAAGATCACCGCGGATTATCCGCTGGCTTGCGTGGATAACGATGCCGCCATGCATGTGCATCCCAAAGCCATCACCCCTGCAGGCACCATGAAAACCGGTGCCGGAACCTTCGAACGCGATACTCGCGGACTTCCGGCCTCCGAATACTTGCTCGGCTTCACCAACGAATCAAAGATTTCCGAGCTGCAGTCAAAGGCTGTGCGCTTGGAGGAAAAAATCGCCCAGGCACAAGCGTCTGCCGATGAACGCAGCGCCGCCAAGAACAAGGTGGTTGCCAAGTCGCTGCTGCTCAAGGCGATCATTGCCGACGAGCGCAGCTTCAGCCAATTGGATTCTTCCCCGGCTTTGGAAGCGTTGCGGCGTGGCGAGCAGAAGCTTGGCGATGCCCTGTCGCTCTCGGGTGATTCCTCGCGAGTGCGCCAGCAGATTGAAGCAGCCAAGGCCGAAGCGGAAAAGCTTGTCGGCGACCTTGCACTGGTCCGTTCCCGCATCCGGGACCTGCAGCTCCAGGTAGAACGTGCTCAGCAGGTCCTGGCCACGGCACAGGAGCCGGCTGGCGATTGGGAGCAATCGATTCCGGCGCCATTGCGCCAGCATCAGTTGCTCGGTCCGGTCCTTGACCAGGCCATTTCAGGCAAGTGCCCACCCAGTGAGCAAATCAGCGAGGCCTTCGCCGAGGTCAAGCTGCAGCTGGGAAGCCAGATGAACTCGCTGAACAGCCAGCACCAGGAAATTGGCAGCGCCCTGAGTGAAACTTTCCGTCGCTTTGCCCGTGATTTCGGCACCTCGCACGCCCAGACCCACGGTACCTCCGCGGAGGCAGCCGAGCACTACACACAGCTGCACGATCAGATTGTTGCCGATGGCCTGCCGCACCACGAAGCGCAATTCCGTGAATACTTCGCCAACCGCTCCTACGAGCGCTTCAGCGATCTGTTGCAATTGCTTGATGAAGAGCGTCGCATGATCTCCGAACGCATCAAGCCATTGAACCAGATTCTGGCCGAGGTGACGTTCGAGCATGGATCCATCCTGCGCCTGGAGGTCGAGAATTCGATTCCGGTGGAGGCCGGGAACTTCCGCAAGGAGTTGAAGGATGCCTTGCAGGAGGCCTACACGACCAAGGATGAAACGACCTTGGCCACGTCCTACCAGGCGCTGGAATCCCTCGTTACCGCCTTGAGCGATCCTTCACTCAACGCGTGGCGCTCCACGGTGCTGGATGTTCGTCAACACGTGGTCATCAGCTGCAATGAGCACAAGACCAATGGTGAAATCGAAACCGGCTTGGAACCTGGAACCCTTTCCGGTGGCGAGGGCCAGCGCTTTACTTCCTTCATCATGGGTGCTGCTTTGGCCTACCAGCTTGGCTTCGCTTCGGCGGGCTTCACTTCCTTCGGCACGGTGATGATCGATGAAGCGTTCATTCAGGCCAATTCGGAGTATGCGGCCGCCGGTATACGCGCACTGCAGGAATTCGGCTTCCACCTCGTGCTTGCCGCGCCGGAAGACAAGATCGACCTGAGCCGGCATCTGGGGTCGATTACCGACATCATCAAGCACCCGGGATCCAATATCTCTGGCTTCGTGACCACCGGCCGTTCACCGGCCATGGCCACCACCATCACGCTGCGCAGCTAG
- a CDS encoding DUF4194 domain-containing protein — protein sequence MTTSDAYAAPIAEPLFDGDTGKYSLPLRQLLVRLLRGPYLDGTVDASAWQLLLDQQQTITDYFSEIFLALTMDMDRKIAMLSPVQIDQVHTAPIAPRRPLKRDETLLALRLRLLLEQNSGNGSDAVASRATMHEILAEHRQAADRDDKRFAESCDAAISRLQSLRLLTSTELENEFRISPALAMALPLSSIQDIPRYIAAIDANEPAFNLSPDDNDELAEQSPELVQE from the coding sequence ATGACCACGAGCGATGCCTACGCCGCACCGATCGCCGAACCGCTGTTCGACGGTGATACCGGAAAATACTCCCTGCCGTTGCGCCAATTGCTGGTTCGCCTCTTGCGTGGACCCTACCTTGATGGCACGGTGGATGCCTCCGCATGGCAGCTCTTGCTTGATCAGCAGCAGACGATCACCGATTACTTCTCGGAGATCTTCTTGGCGTTGACCATGGATATGGACCGCAAAATTGCGATGCTGTCCCCGGTCCAGATTGACCAGGTCCACACCGCGCCGATCGCGCCTCGCCGTCCGCTGAAACGCGATGAAACCCTCTTGGCCCTGCGCCTTCGGCTTTTGCTGGAGCAGAACTCCGGCAACGGCAGCGACGCGGTGGCCTCACGGGCCACCATGCACGAGATCCTGGCCGAGCACCGTCAGGCCGCTGACCGTGATGACAAGCGATTTGCCGAATCCTGTGATGCCGCCATCTCCCGTCTGCAATCCCTGCGATTGCTGACCAGCACCGAGCTGGAGAACGAATTCCGCATCTCTCCGGCGTTGGCCATGGCACTGCCGCTAAGCAGCATTCAAGACATTCCGCGCTACATCGCGGCGATTGATGCCAACGAGCCGGCTTTTAACCTTTCGCCCGACGACAACGATGAACTTGCTGAACAGTCCCCCGAGTTGGTGCAGGAGTAA
- a CDS encoding DUF3375 domain-containing protein yields MQPSHRANSLWLQAQQFKGSAAYRLLTAQPWAVAFIRAEFTADRSRVALELFHASLDSFLKQARQSDEQIPQSYSAQDFAETWVKQGILARPLIDGRFVYEPSAQTLRTLRFLSDFSTDDSHLNSSRLNTLLSSLESLVHETDPDPEARIRALESQIAQRRAQIEQLRSGDDPAVLSRTTALSATRSLLDLASSLPADFRRMRDGVQDMLHSLREGILDASTAKGVAVGQVLEADRQLRSTAEGETFSGFTEFLNSPDAQQRFRSALAEVLEREFVDDLDATERQILTNLLRELRRQAAEVHASYGKLSESLHAFVQSEDYKQAELLRQAVRQAELAITKSSALKPRSGLAPMDLYTPQLMTLSGLGIYDPSEHVAPPPLAQAPEFSEADIVRSPATPQANMPLLRESITRQLNHAPAGAVRMDEVFAALDDEHRHLNTIRALVEIGRTNGESLNEAELVNIDFQQLDGSLRTAILPALSFTKEPL; encoded by the coding sequence ATGCAGCCCTCGCACCGCGCGAATAGTTTGTGGCTTCAAGCTCAACAGTTCAAAGGCTCGGCAGCATATCGTCTTCTGACGGCCCAACCATGGGCGGTTGCCTTCATCCGAGCCGAGTTCACCGCCGATCGCTCCCGCGTAGCGCTAGAGCTGTTCCATGCTTCATTGGATTCGTTCTTGAAGCAGGCGCGTCAAAGCGACGAGCAGATTCCGCAGTCATACTCTGCCCAGGATTTTGCCGAGACCTGGGTCAAGCAAGGAATTCTCGCGCGACCGCTGATCGATGGGCGATTCGTTTATGAGCCCAGCGCGCAGACCCTGCGCACATTGCGCTTCCTCTCAGATTTTTCCACCGACGATTCCCACCTGAACTCCTCGCGATTGAACACCTTGCTTTCATCGCTGGAATCCCTGGTGCATGAAACGGACCCGGATCCTGAAGCCCGAATCCGCGCCTTGGAATCCCAGATCGCCCAACGCCGGGCACAAATTGAGCAGTTGCGCAGCGGGGATGATCCCGCGGTGCTCTCGCGCACAACAGCCTTGTCCGCAACGCGTTCGCTGTTGGACCTCGCCTCCAGCCTTCCTGCGGACTTCCGCCGCATGCGCGATGGTGTCCAAGACATGCTGCACTCCCTTCGCGAAGGCATCCTCGATGCTTCTACCGCCAAGGGCGTCGCGGTGGGCCAGGTGCTCGAAGCCGATCGCCAATTGCGCTCAACCGCTGAAGGGGAAACCTTCAGCGGGTTCACCGAATTCCTGAATTCTCCCGATGCCCAGCAGCGCTTCCGTTCAGCGTTAGCAGAAGTGCTCGAACGCGAATTTGTTGACGACCTCGATGCCACCGAGCGCCAAATCCTCACCAACCTGCTGCGCGAGCTGCGCCGGCAGGCGGCCGAAGTCCATGCGTCCTACGGCAAGCTTTCCGAATCCCTGCATGCGTTCGTCCAGTCCGAGGACTACAAGCAGGCGGAGCTTCTGCGCCAGGCTGTCAGGCAAGCCGAGCTGGCCATCACCAAGTCGTCGGCGCTCAAGCCGCGCAGCGGCCTGGCCCCGATGGATCTGTACACTCCACAGCTGATGACGCTCTCCGGCTTGGGGATCTACGATCCGTCCGAACATGTTGCGCCTCCCCCGCTGGCCCAGGCACCGGAATTCAGCGAGGCCGACATTGTCCGCAGTCCCGCGACGCCACAAGCCAATATGCCATTGCTGCGCGAGTCGATTACCCGGCAGTTGAACCACGCGCCAGCCGGAGCAGTGCGCATGGATGAAGTATTCGCCGCTTTGGACGATGAGCATCGGCATTTGAATACCATCCGCGCACTGGTTGAGATTGGACGCACCAATGGCGAATCGCTCAACGAGGCTGAATTGGTCAACATCGATTTCCAGCAACTTGATGGTTCCCTGAGAACCGCCATCCTGCCCGCCTTAAGCTTCACGAAGGAGCCGCTATGA
- a CDS encoding TM0106 family RecB-like putative nuclease produces the protein MFFLEDQFIFSASDLAVSVDCNFQSLFLLDVKLGRRPAAENARDEMLERTAILGDVHEHNVLEELVQAYGDYDPAQGTGVKQFHDRPTMTPEGLRTAHEQTMQVLRNGADVIFQATFFDGSFIGFADFLVRQPDGSWAVWDTKLARHARVSALLQVAAYADQMIAEGIKVSAKTTLVLGDGTHSVHRVDEVLPVFQAQRARFLSMIQQHRNSSEPVAWNSDLMRICGRCDYCAEQAQATRDVLLVAGMSMVQREKLRKRGVSTIDQLAALEAPPESSLARIIDQAQMQLGLGRVDGEVQGVSFRVKSSQTISQLPAPDTGDIFFDFEGDPLYQDRADGSWGLEYLFGVIEHDTGEPVFKPFWAHSRAEERQAFLDFIGYVQQRRQRYPNMKIYHYAAYEKSALRKLSQVHIAGEEEVDTWLRENLLVDLYETVRNSLVVSTRSYSIKKLEPLYMGQHLRAGDVTDAGASVVAYAQYMQARDAHDTPTANEILASIADYNEYDCLSTLRLRDWLLSLEEHQSQSLPAIPLQEESKEQYEPSAEELRLQDYLANLPQGQALSDDDRAIAMVAAATGYNRREKKQFWWEHFDRLSAPIDDWSDVRGVFSVDSAEVLEDWHKPTERARTFARITKLNGALAEGSLLSPGSSVFAMFTAPLPEGMEVDQSLRGGAFNATVVEVGEGWIIVSEKSSGKIPPYGSLPMALTPDKPLMTKSIDDALLEIAQKVGSTVPVLPQQPGIDILRRTAPRFKTLTAPAAPMVADGQPQIYQAVVESLKDLDHSYLAVQGPPGTGKTFVASHVIRELINEGWKVGVVAQSHAVVENVLRKAVEAGVDPEVVAKEVKHKDPVPWAGTSKDSISEVLGSADGALIGGTAWTLTGSKVPAGSLDLLVIDEAGQFSLANTLAVSRASRNLLLLGDPQQLPQVTQGSHPQPVDESALGWLSAGEPVLPPQLGYFLAASRRMHPELCAKVSALSYDHQLFSAPAAGQRVLEGTPAGVSTTLVAHRGNTVSSVEEAETIAQLVRDHLGMLWTPGPGKPQRALEPTDMLVVAAYNAQVNLVREVLASKGLDAVKVGTVDKFQGQEAPIVLMTMACSSADDASRGIEFLLNRNRVNVAVSRGQWKAIIVRSERLTDYLPSSPQALSQLGAFMAL, from the coding sequence GTGTTCTTTTTAGAGGATCAGTTCATCTTCTCAGCCAGTGACCTTGCCGTGTCTGTCGATTGCAATTTTCAGTCGTTATTTCTCCTGGACGTGAAACTTGGCCGCCGTCCAGCAGCAGAAAATGCCAGGGACGAAATGCTGGAACGCACCGCCATCCTCGGTGATGTCCACGAACACAATGTCCTGGAAGAACTGGTGCAAGCCTACGGCGACTATGATCCGGCCCAAGGCACCGGAGTCAAGCAATTCCATGACCGCCCAACGATGACTCCCGAAGGCCTGCGCACAGCCCACGAGCAAACAATGCAAGTCTTGCGCAATGGAGCCGATGTCATTTTCCAGGCCACATTCTTTGATGGTTCCTTCATTGGATTCGCCGACTTCTTGGTGCGCCAGCCAGATGGTTCCTGGGCTGTTTGGGATACGAAGTTGGCTCGCCACGCGCGGGTCAGCGCCCTGTTGCAAGTTGCCGCCTACGCGGATCAGATGATCGCGGAAGGCATCAAAGTATCTGCCAAGACCACTCTCGTCCTCGGAGACGGCACGCATTCCGTTCACCGCGTGGATGAGGTGCTTCCGGTCTTCCAAGCCCAACGTGCACGCTTCTTGTCGATGATCCAGCAGCATCGCAATTCCTCGGAGCCGGTTGCATGGAACTCGGATTTGATGCGCATTTGCGGCCGCTGCGATTACTGCGCTGAGCAAGCCCAGGCAACCCGAGACGTGTTGCTGGTGGCGGGAATGTCCATGGTGCAACGTGAAAAACTGCGAAAACGCGGCGTATCCACCATCGACCAATTAGCTGCCCTGGAAGCACCGCCTGAATCCTCGCTGGCTCGAATAATCGATCAGGCGCAAATGCAGCTTGGGTTGGGCCGCGTTGATGGAGAGGTCCAAGGCGTCAGTTTCAGGGTCAAATCCAGCCAAACCATTTCGCAGCTTCCTGCTCCCGACACCGGCGATATTTTCTTTGATTTTGAAGGCGACCCGCTATATCAGGATCGTGCCGACGGTTCGTGGGGTTTGGAATACCTGTTCGGAGTCATCGAACATGACACCGGGGAACCGGTGTTCAAGCCCTTCTGGGCGCACAGCCGCGCCGAGGAACGCCAGGCGTTCCTGGATTTCATCGGCTACGTTCAGCAACGCCGGCAGCGGTATCCGAACATGAAGATCTACCACTACGCCGCTTACGAAAAGAGCGCCCTGCGCAAGCTCTCGCAGGTGCACATCGCGGGTGAAGAAGAAGTCGATACCTGGCTGCGCGAGAACCTCCTCGTGGACCTGTATGAAACCGTCCGGAATTCCTTGGTAGTCTCCACCCGTTCCTACTCCATCAAGAAACTTGAGCCGCTATACATGGGCCAGCATCTGCGCGCCGGAGACGTCACCGATGCCGGCGCCTCAGTAGTTGCCTACGCACAGTACATGCAGGCACGCGATGCGCACGATACTCCCACAGCCAACGAGATACTGGCTTCGATTGCCGACTACAACGAGTACGACTGCCTCTCGACCCTGCGCTTGCGCGACTGGCTGCTTTCCCTCGAAGAACACCAGTCTCAAAGCCTTCCTGCTATTCCATTGCAGGAGGAATCCAAAGAACAGTACGAGCCCAGCGCGGAAGAACTGCGTTTGCAGGACTACCTGGCAAACCTTCCCCAGGGACAGGCACTCAGTGATGACGACCGCGCCATCGCCATGGTGGCTGCCGCTACCGGCTATAACCGCCGGGAGAAAAAGCAGTTTTGGTGGGAGCACTTCGACCGGCTCTCCGCACCAATTGATGACTGGAGCGATGTCCGCGGAGTTTTCTCGGTGGATAGCGCCGAAGTCCTCGAAGACTGGCACAAGCCCACCGAACGGGCCCGGACCTTCGCACGGATCACCAAGCTCAACGGCGCGCTGGCCGAAGGTTCGCTGCTCTCCCCCGGGTCATCGGTATTTGCCATGTTTACGGCCCCTCTGCCTGAGGGCATGGAAGTCGACCAGTCGCTTCGTGGAGGAGCATTTAATGCAACTGTGGTGGAAGTTGGTGAAGGGTGGATTATCGTCTCTGAAAAATCGAGCGGCAAGATCCCTCCCTACGGTTCACTTCCCATGGCGTTGACTCCCGATAAGCCGTTGATGACCAAGAGCATCGATGATGCCCTGCTGGAGATTGCCCAAAAAGTCGGATCCACTGTCCCGGTTCTGCCGCAACAGCCGGGAATCGATATCTTGCGCCGTACCGCCCCGCGATTCAAAACGCTCACGGCACCCGCAGCACCGATGGTGGCCGACGGCCAGCCCCAGATCTATCAAGCGGTCGTGGAGTCGTTGAAAGATCTTGACCATTCATACCTTGCCGTCCAAGGTCCTCCCGGCACTGGAAAAACCTTCGTGGCTTCCCACGTGATCCGCGAGCTGATCAATGAAGGATGGAAAGTCGGGGTCGTGGCCCAGTCCCACGCAGTGGTTGAAAATGTGTTGCGCAAAGCAGTCGAGGCGGGGGTAGACCCGGAAGTAGTCGCCAAGGAGGTCAAGCACAAGGATCCAGTACCGTGGGCCGGAACCTCCAAGGACTCGATCTCTGAAGTTCTGGGTTCGGCCGATGGCGCGCTCATTGGCGGCACGGCTTGGACCCTCACCGGGTCCAAGGTGCCCGCTGGCAGTCTCGACTTGCTGGTCATCGACGAGGCCGGCCAGTTCTCGCTGGCTAATACCTTGGCCGTCTCCCGAGCTTCGCGCAACCTTTTGCTGCTCGGCGATCCGCAACAGCTGCCCCAGGTTACCCAGGGATCGCATCCGCAGCCCGTTGACGAATCGGCCTTGGGGTGGCTCTCTGCTGGCGAACCCGTGCTGCCGCCACAGCTGGGCTATTTCCTGGCTGCTTCAAGGCGCATGCACCCGGAACTATGTGCCAAGGTTTCGGCCTTGAGCTATGACCACCAGCTGTTTTCGGCCCCGGCTGCGGGTCAGCGTGTGCTTGAAGGCACGCCTGCGGGAGTGAGCACTACGCTGGTCGCGCACCGTGGCAACACCGTTAGCTCAGTCGAGGAAGCCGAAACCATCGCCCAGCTAGTTCGCGATCATCTTGGCATGCTGTGGACTCCCGGCCCCGGTAAACCCCAACGAGCGTTGGAACCCACCGACATGCTGGTAGTCGCCGCATACAACGCCCAGGTCAATCTGGTTCGCGAGGTACTAGCCTCGAAGGGGCTGGACGCGGTCAAAGTCGGGACTGTGGACAAGTTCCAGGGCCAAGAAGCGCCGATTGTCTTGATGACCATGGCCTGCTCCAGCGCGGACGATGCTTCTCGAGGCATCGAGTTCCTCTTGAATCGAAACCGGGTTAACGTCGCCGTCTCCCGAGGACAGTGGAAAGCGATTATCGTGCGCAGCGAGCGGCTCACCGATTATCTGCCGTCTTCCCCGCAGGCACTGTCACAACTCGGTGCGTTCATGGCGTTGTAG
- a CDS encoding M50 family metallopeptidase, protein MNLDIAEAWHRLAQPVVVDLNSWQWLIIAAVVLAMVIPAPAWRITGLYSTLVHELGHIVSALFTGRFVTGLRLGWDHSGEVVSRGRGKFSVIVSGIFGYPAPLWVSALMFWAISIGYAGQALGIYALFFLLALIFVRNWPAFVVCTVSALIALGVVFFAPVDAYLYLSLLIAGFLLIAGLRDYAKLLAVHTWRRRDVAQSDAYLIARATHTFAGLWLLVILALGAGALWWASNSLLTLF, encoded by the coding sequence ATGAATTTGGATATTGCTGAAGCCTGGCATCGCCTGGCACAGCCGGTGGTTGTCGATCTGAACTCATGGCAATGGCTGATTATTGCTGCTGTGGTGCTGGCGATGGTGATTCCGGCCCCAGCATGGCGCATTACCGGACTGTACTCAACGCTGGTCCACGAACTCGGCCATATCGTCTCCGCGTTGTTCACCGGAAGATTTGTCACTGGACTGCGGTTGGGGTGGGATCATTCCGGCGAAGTCGTGAGCCGCGGGCGCGGAAAATTCTCGGTGATTGTTTCAGGGATATTCGGATATCCCGCGCCGTTGTGGGTTTCAGCTTTGATGTTCTGGGCAATTTCCATCGGCTACGCAGGCCAGGCGCTGGGGATCTACGCGCTCTTCTTCCTGCTTGCACTGATTTTTGTCCGCAACTGGCCGGCATTTGTGGTGTGTACGGTCAGCGCCCTCATCGCCTTGGGTGTCGTCTTCTTCGCCCCGGTGGACGCCTACCTTTATCTCTCTCTGCTCATCGCAGGATTCTTGCTGATTGCAGGATTGCGTGACTACGCGAAGCTCTTGGCAGTACATACCTGGCGGCGCCGCGACGTGGCCCAGTCCGACGCCTACTTGATTGCCCGGGCAACGCACACCTTTGCTGGCCTGTGGCTCTTGGTGATACTTGCCCTTGGGGCCGGTGCTCTGTGGTGGGCAAGCAACAGCCTATTGACGTTGTTCTGA
- a CDS encoding YihY/virulence factor BrkB family protein, with translation MKESLNCFPRALREFFRNDGLDVAASLSYFMVLAMFPGLLALISLLSLAGASDSGTKWIMEILEQGLAPNGQASNGDSQQLLDTTEQLLEGLASQASGTFWAILAGSLGALWSTSGYVTAFGRSMNRLHGVPEGRPQWKRRPQMFLITVLIMLVAVLTLVLLVTSGSIARGIGNVVGLGDSFVLMLNIAKPPIMLVMILLVLALLYYFTPNVKRPRFRWFSAGTLTALVILGLSLVGFGIYLSQFASYSATYGTIGGVIILVLACWISNIALLLGALVDIEFIRLRRLRAGLPATDDILLPLRDDTLVAKQELANYKDLVQAQEVRINHGGDPLQDMEMDPQRTGKRKIKLLPIGAAATAAWVISRATTRRTLRKDMKNRSEQRQ, from the coding sequence ATGAAAGAGTCTCTCAACTGCTTCCCCCGCGCATTGCGTGAATTCTTCAGAAACGATGGCTTGGATGTCGCAGCGTCCCTCTCGTACTTCATGGTTTTGGCCATGTTCCCGGGACTGTTGGCACTGATCTCGCTGCTGTCATTGGCAGGCGCCAGCGATAGCGGGACCAAATGGATCATGGAGATCTTGGAACAGGGTCTGGCTCCGAATGGCCAAGCATCGAATGGCGATTCGCAACAGCTTCTAGACACCACCGAGCAGCTGCTTGAAGGATTGGCATCGCAAGCCAGCGGAACCTTTTGGGCCATCCTCGCCGGTTCCCTCGGTGCTCTTTGGAGCACCTCTGGATATGTCACAGCGTTCGGCCGCAGCATGAATCGGCTCCATGGCGTGCCCGAAGGACGCCCGCAGTGGAAACGCCGTCCGCAGATGTTCCTCATCACCGTATTGATCATGCTGGTTGCAGTTCTCACGCTTGTCCTGCTAGTCACTTCAGGATCCATTGCCCGCGGTATCGGCAACGTCGTCGGCCTGGGCGATAGTTTCGTGCTGATGCTCAACATCGCCAAGCCGCCGATCATGCTGGTGATGATTCTTCTCGTGTTGGCATTGCTCTACTACTTCACCCCGAACGTCAAGCGTCCGCGATTCCGCTGGTTCTCTGCCGGAACCCTAACGGCCCTCGTCATTTTGGGACTGTCCCTCGTTGGATTTGGAATCTATCTCTCGCAGTTCGCCAGCTATTCAGCTACCTACGGGACTATCGGCGGTGTCATTATCCTGGTGCTGGCCTGCTGGATCAGCAACATCGCGCTGCTGCTCGGCGCGCTGGTTGATATTGAGTTCATCCGCCTGCGCCGTCTGCGCGCCGGATTGCCCGCGACCGACGACATCCTGCTCCCCTTGCGCGATGACACCCTGGTGGCCAAGCAAGAGCTGGCTAACTACAAGGACCTCGTCCAAGCGCAAGAAGTCCGCATCAATCATGGTGGCGACCCGCTCCAGGACATGGAAATGGATCCGCAGAGAACCGGCAAACGCAAAATAAAGCTTCTGCCGATAGGAGCAGCTGCCACCGCTGCTTGGGTAATTTCCCGGGCCACGACGCGCCGAACGCTGCGCAAGGACATGAAAAACCGCTCAGAACAACGTCAATAG